GGTGGAACCCATCCGGTCCAGGGGTTGTATATGGTTTCATGGCCCTCAAGGCGTTATAGACTTCCTCCTTTATAACTGATAGGGAGAGCACGTCCCTATCCCTTGGGGAGAGGGACAGGAAACTGACGTGGTTAAACTCCACCCTCTCCGTGCTATCCTGCGATGCAAATAAAGCTTGAAAATAAGATTGTACCTCTTCCATTAATCCGGCCTGGTCACTGCACCAATCACCATCCCGCAATTTGAGTCTATTAATCATATTACGCTTCCGACGGATTACTATGTGGGCAGGAAATAGGAAGTGTTCCGGTCTCCAAGTCGGATGTTATTGTCCCTTgctctttggtaccaaaggagCTCTTCTTGCTTGAGAATATTTTTATACTCCAGTTGAAGTTCACTATCAAGCATCATGAGATCAGAAGAAAGTTGCTTGTCTAGTTCACGTTAAACACCCCTGAGGCGCCCTTCCACCCAACTCTTCCGTTGGAAAATATTGCCAAAGACTTCTTTATTGAAAGTGATGGAGTCATTCCTTACCTGGTTTAATTTGCTCAAGATGCCGTTAGTTCTTCTTTGCCAAGCTTTTTCCACAACTATTTGGTAGTTAGGATGCTCAACCCAAGAAGCCATAAACCTAAAGGGTCGATTAATAGGAGCACCAGTAGTCACGCCACAGTGGAGAAATAACGGACTATGATCTGAGGATACTCGGTTCAAGGTCTCTACAAAAGCGTCTAGAAAGGCCAACCTCCAGTCCACATCACCCATTGCTCGGTCAAGTCGTTTGGAGAGAACAATACGGTTGTTGATTTTCCTGAACCAAGTAAAGGTACCTCAAACCGCACCAAGATCAACTAGCCTGCTATCTTCAAGAACTTGGGAAAATCGAGCTACACGGCTAGGGAGAAAATCCCCTCCCCTAACCTCATAAGGGAGCAGGATCTCGTTCCAGTCCTCAATAATCATCCAAGGCAGAGAAAAGGATTGGCGAAGCCCAGTAAGGTGCTGCCAGAAAATATCCCTCTGAGCAGGGATTGGGGAAGTGTATACTGCACTACACATCCAAGACAGGTTGTGTTTCCATACTTCAAAAGTAACTCAACAAGCCTGAGGGACAAAGAGACCGTGCTACTTTTCAACACCCAAATACCACCACTGAACCCCGTGGCTTCTGAAATGAAAGCAGGACAGAAGTCTAAAGACTCCCAGTATCTGCTCACCCTTGCATACTGGCATCTAGTTTCCAATATGATGACAAAGTCTGGATGCTTGCTACGAATTAATTCTTTGAGAACATGTTTGTTGTTCTCATTCATGGCACCCCTTATGTTCCACGAAAGGATTTTTTTATCTTCAAAACCAATCATAAAAACTATTGAGAAAAGATAGGGGGCCAAGACACGAAAATATTTCATCCTGGGAGGGGAGGTTAGCCACTGGAATTTCAATTTCCTTTGTGGCCCCAATACGTTGCATGTAGTCCCCTACATTTTCCTCAAAAATAACTTCATGGCTTTCCTGGACTTCATGGGAATGATTACCTGGGtcaatgttgtgatttactaTGTTGGAAGTCACTCCCTGCTTGGGGATCCCCTCCACTCGTGATCGCTTGTTACGGTTTGCACGTGAGCTTGGCTCCACGTGGGTGCTACTCCCGAATTGGAAGTGGGCCCCAGCTTTCTCAACACTGGCAGCAACCGTTTTCTCCTCACCGACATTCTTAGGAATATTCCTTGGCAATGATTTGCCATTAATTCCACCAGGCGTTTCTTTGCGGGAACTATTCCCTTTGTTTCCCTGAAATCTAGGagccattttctttttctttttttgtaacAGTTATCCAATCTCCTAGGATTTGGAAATCTTCTTCCAGCTTTTGCACCACAATTTCCATCGCCCATGATTGCTCCCATGGTTGCTCCCTGATTGGCTGCCATGAACCCCGCTAGTGTCCATTTTTTCCAATGTTTCCCCTTCTGGAACCACGTTCTGGTCTGCCCTAGCTGCTTGCGTCGTAGCCAAATTAGGGTTAGGAATTCTGCCGCCACTCTCCACAGGGGACGATGTATTCTGGCTCTCCCCCTCCACTGGCAAGGAGGCTTTGCATTCCCGGCTTCGATGTCCATAGCATCCACATTTCGTACAGATAACATGGAGCCCCTCATATTCGATATTATACCAATAATCCTCAATGCAAACCTTTCCCACCACCAGAAGTGTAAGGTCGATTTCAACACAGATTCTTGCAAACCTTCCTCTCTCCGCTTTCAGTGTGTTTCTATCCACTTTGATTGGCTTGCCAATCGCTTGAGCAATCGACAATAGGTAGCTCTCATCATAGAACACCACGTTGAGCCCTGGAATACGAATCCAAGCCAAAGTATTCGTAACCTTTGTTGCATGTGATATAAACTTAGGACTCCATGTTGAGACTGCTAAATAATGGTAAAAAACCATCCATGGACCCCATTGATCACTTTCTCCCTGTCCTCCTTGATGTCGAATTTCACCATGTAAAATCCATTACCCACGTCAATCATGTCAAAATCTCCATCCAGCCGCCATACGTTGGTCAATTTTAGTTTCATTGTTCGATACCCTAGAGTTTTGCCCAGGAGAGTGATCACCAAGGCCTCCTTCCAGGGAGCGCTCATCTCCTCTACCACTGAAGCCTCTGTTACTATCTTAGGCAACAGTCTGTTACCACTCACCAATTGAATCTTCATGCGTCTTTGATCAACCAGGTCTTTCACCTCCTTTGGAGGGTCCACCCGTCCACCCCCATGAGTTTGTCACGGAAGGAGGGTCGCTACGTCAGGTTCTCATCATCAGGTGATTTTGCACCGTCGACCTCCATGAGTTGACCTCTCATATTTCATATACCATATAAAACAATATAGAGAGCTGAGTGTTATGATAATAACTCTTAAAGGAAGTTGATGCAATAATGATAAACCTTAGAGAGTGTTAAATAATAGAAGTGAAATAGTGTAATAACATAGTAAATTTTTTGTTGATTACATGGAGGGCTACAGCCCAAATAACATAGTAAAATTTAAGAACgtctaaaaaaaaatagtaaaatttaagaatttatctttttttttatataaataatttaaattacacTAAAAAGGTACATCTGGCGTGATGGTCCAATAGCATAAAGCCACATCATCTCCACTGACGTCAAAATCAGGCGAACATCATAGATTTATGAATCTTCTGCTGTCCTATCTATACAACGCATAAGAACTCCACGCTCTCAAACTCTGAATCTTTTCGACGTCAAATTTTTATTCCCCTCTTTTCGATTTATCTTTCAGGTATCAATCATCATTCGCTCTACATTTTCTGAATAAAACATGAAATTCTCTGTTTCTGTTTCACGAAAATTTACTTGAATtagggtttttgtttttttttcctaaatgtTTCGGTGTTTGTTCGTGAATTAATCTGATAATTGATGATTTtcttggattggattggtttcTAGTTCGGCGATCGAGAAATGTTGAATAAGGGTTTTAGATAATTTGATTTGCGTGGTGGATTGATAATTTGCTGTTTGAATTTGGGGCTTGTTATTTGAAGTTTTATAGTGTTTGATCTTAGATCATAATAGGATTATTGAGAAATTGAGGGTCAGGAGGAATTTTTTTGATGGATAGTGTGTTTCACTTCTCTTATTTTGTGATTTGTTCAAGTTTGATTTTTGTCACTTGTTGTCTTTCATTTGGGTTTGGTCCCTGTAGTTGTCTTCGATTCACATCTCTCTGAAATCAAACTTTTCAGATCTGTTATGTATTGGGGAGTTGGGTACTGTGTATTGGCATGCTTTAGGTGGTTGTTTCCCGATGATGGAATGTACAGGAATTAGAGTTAGGTTGATAGCTGGTATGCCATTGTTATGTTTCTGTGGCCGATTTGAAATGTAGATGTAGTACACATTTATCGATCCTGATCGATGGGTTGCGGGGCTAGGAAATGCAAAACCCACCCTGTCCCTCCCCATTACTATCTCTCTATAACTGACTCCTTTCTTTCACAATTTTTGTAAATAACACCTCTCTTCTCTCCACGTCTATGAACCTGACAAATTCTGGGATCAGTAACTTGGTTTACCAGTGGGGCAATATCCCTATAGTTGACAAACCTCGCTAACCAGATTTCCTCATTCATGTTTGCTTCCATTCTCTGTTTCAGATTCTTTTTTGTGATCTACCTAGTCTCCCAGTGCTGATCACACATCTGGTTTTCTCCCTGCAATTGTTAGGGTCCTGAACTTGAAGatttatatctatgatttgatcTGTTTCGATGATTTTTATTCATTCTTTTTTATTCACTTTTGAAATCTGAATGTTGGTGGTTTTCTCTGATTTgaattgtttcttctgattatTTGTATTTGTATTAGTTAAGTTTGAATAATGGTTTCCAAATTTCATTCCTGAATGGCCTTGCACACTTTTGTTATAATTGATTAGAAATATAGTGTTTGTGAATCTGAGACCTgagctttattttattttagttttcattatatgatgttttcGGAATACCTCCAGTGAAAGTTTTATTGATAGCTTGTAATTGTTTAAGTGAGGAGGAGGAAATAGAGTGGTGCACCAATTAGACAAATAAAATTGATTGTTTGCGTATTTTGGCATCCCAGTAGGGCTCTTGTGCTACAGGGAGTGAACAGCTTTTCAAATCTTGAATTTTGCCTGTAGTTTTTCTAACTTACGATGGTTATTAAGTTAAAGGTTTCGAGGACTATATCAACTTGAAGAAGAGGAGAGATATGAATTAAATTCAGTAGTTGTGTGTCAAAGCTTGGTGTCTGTTGTTTATGTGATTTTGTCATGCATTTGGTTGAAAGTGAAGTGCTTAATATTTTCTTTAGAGTTGTGAAAAGAGTTTCGATTGTTCTCATCTGGTACTGTAGGTGTGTGAGTTATGAGAAGTTGGCATTGCATCTGTTGAATTTTGATAAGGTATTGCTTGTGGGTTTTAGTCTGACATTCTGAGCTATTAATGTGTATCAGCAGGAGATGGCTTTAGGTGGAGCAGCTCCCCAAAGAGGAAGTGCAGCAGCTGCTGCTAGcatgaggagaagaagaacaacCAGTGGTGGGGCCTCTGGAGGAGCAGCTGGGACTATGCTTCAGTTTTACACCGACGATGCCCCTGGACTCAAGATCTCCCCAAATGTCGTTCTTGTAATGAGTATTGGCTTTATAGCTTTTGTTGCCGTCCTTCATGTGATGGGAAAATTGTATTTCGTGCGCCGAGAGGCATAAGTTAGGTTCATTTTTGGATTTCTAATATGAAAGTTCTGACAAACTGCTACTTAATTTATAGAGTTTTTTCCGGATCCACCATCCTTTTGCTATTTatattactcttttttttttccagcccTGTTATATTTTAAAGTTCAACAGTTGATTAATGTTTGCTCTTTAGATGTTTTGTTTCTAGAAGCAATGTAGTCGTAACATGAAACAGTTCTATTGAATCTCTGATTCTGCAGTTTCTGAAATATTTAGTTTCTTAGTCACTTGTTAGTATTTGAAAGTGAAAACTTGAAAATATTGTTGGAATTTATGGTGTCGACTGTAGATCGCTGGATGTATGATAGCTTGGTTAACTTTTTATATGCTCTACTGTATAATACTATATATGAGGCCCATGCATAATTGAATTTTGTAGTTGATACAAACTTTCTTTTAGTTTGAACATAAAAAAAAGTGTAGTAACCAAACACTCTTTTATTGGTTGAAGTTTATGTTGGCCATACCAAATTGGAGGTGGGACTTACATTTTTAGTGGATCTCACATGAATTTTTATCAATAAATGAGAGAGGTCGATGacaattttcttaaaaaatcgTCTCTCAATCGTCTCTCCTATAGATTTTATGGCCATTTGATTTATCAAATGGTTCACATTTGTCAAACATGAAAATAACCGATTTAACAAATAATGAAAAACACTAAAAACCTAACATATGCTCTATGTGCGAACCGAACGAAAAGCCGCAGAAAAACATTTCGCCCCTTTGGCAGTTCCCCCGATTTCTGCGCCTATGGTACCCCGCTGCTTATTGTGCCCGTCATCGATGCCATAGAGGCTCATGTCGGCTTTGGTTCAGCCCACTGTTGTTGATGTCGTGTGGGTGTGGCCCTGGTCATCTATTGGACTAGGGTTCACTACCGTCAGATTGATTTTATTGAGGTTGACGAATTATGTCCCAATGTCCTTGTTGTTGCATCTTGTGAAGTTCCCTTCGGCTATTGATTCTTCTCTCCATCTACGAGGGAGAGGCCCATCTCCTGAATCATTGAAACTGGAACTTTGATGGTTGTTTCCGTCGTGCGGAAACCTACGTCGTTCTCCTCCCCTGCCTTGCCGGTTCCGATTCACGTTGTAGCTCCACGCCGTTATAGTCGTTGTTAACGTCGTCATTTGTTGCGTCAAAGCAGTTAGGGTCGGGGCAACACCCGCAGTAAAACCCTCAAGGTCTGCTTTGGTTGTTGTTTGATCTCCCATGATTGGTAAAGCTATGAAAATCCTAAAAAGGAagcatgctctgataccacttgataCAACGGAAGTtgtactaggattgcaagcgcaaatcctaaaaagAAAAGGTTTATGGAATCCACCAAAAAGGGAGACAGCCAACactaaaaccctagaaaataaactggaatccaccagagtttGAGAGAATTCTCATTTtacaatgataaaaaaaaaagtctttgGCTAATGCCATACAACTACTTAAATAGAAATcctaatagaaacaaaaattacAGAAAATCCTAACTAAAAGGATCCTAAACTCAACTAGAAAGTAACTAAAAAGTAACAAATCCTAGTTAATCTGCTCCTGCATCACTATCACTACAGTTTCTTTGCGTCCTTGGATTGACAAATTCAAGCATGTTCGTAAGGCCAATTCTTATGCTGACTTTATGACATCTCTTAAGGCTTGTTTGATGCGCTACTAAGCATGATAATATAAGTTTATGTAATACAGTATAGACTTATTCATTGTCTGGTGCTATTATTGTATATGCTTATCTAGTAAATCcgctcttatacattaaaatgatgaattatttaagatatcttatagatgatggataaggcatgataagataTCTTATaagttacatgaaaatactaAAT
This is a stretch of genomic DNA from Lotus japonicus ecotype B-129 chromosome 1, LjGifu_v1.2. It encodes these proteins:
- the LOC130733920 gene encoding protein transport protein Sec61 subunit beta-like, translating into MALGGAAPQRGSAAAAASMRRRRTTSGGASGGAAGTMLQFYTDDAPGLKISPNVVLVMSIGFIAFVAVLHVMGKLYFVRREA